A window of Kyrpidia spormannii genomic DNA:
GCGATCCCGCTGGATGGGTAAACGGCCGACGGTCCGGGGTGTCGTGATGAATCCCGTGGATCACCCCCACGGTGGCGGTGAAGGGCGATCCCCCATCGGCCGCAAAGCGCCGGTCAGCCCTTGGGGTAAACCCACTCTCGGCAAAAAGACCCGCAAGAAGAACAAGCCAAGCGATCAGTACATTGTCCGTCCTCGCAAGAAATGAGGTCATCGGATCGGTCGGATCAATAGGAAAGGAGGCGGAAGGATGGGGCGGTCCTTAAAGAAAGGTCCTTTTTGCGACGCGTATCTCCTGAAGAAGATCGAGGAGATGAACGCGAAAGGGGAGAAGAAGGTCATCAAAACCTGGTCCCGGCGGTCGACCATTTTTCCACAATTCGTAGGCCACACCCTCGCGGTGCACGACGGCCGCAAGCATGTGCCGGTGTACATTACCGAGGACATGGTCGGCCATAAGCTGGGAGAATTTGCGCCGACCAGGACGTACAAGGGACATGCAGGAGACGAAAAGTCGTCCCGCAGTCGGTAACCCACGATGACGGAAGGAGGGGAAGAGGATGGAAGCGACAGCAGTGGCGAGGTATATTCGTATCTCGCCGCGCAAAGCCCGCCTCGTTGTGGATCTGATCCGCGGAAAGTCGGTGGGCGAAGCGCTGGCAATTCTGAAGCACACCCCCAAGGCGGCCTCGCCGGTGGTGGAAAAAGTGCTCCGCTCGGCCGTAGCCAATGCCGAACACAATTACGACATGGACGTCGAGCGGCTGTATATCAGCAAAATCTGCGTCGATCCAGGCCCCACGTTAAAGCGGTTTCAGCCGCACGCCCAAGGTCGTGCTTTTCCGATTCACAAGCGCACGAGCCACATCACAGTGGTCGTCAGTGAGAAAAAGGAGGGATAGAACTGCATGGGGCAAAAGGTGAGTCCGGTCGGGCTGCGCATTGGAATCATTCGTGACTGGGAATCGAAATGGTACGCCGGGAAGAAGGAATACGGGAAGCTCCTTCTCGAAGACGTAAAAATTCGCGACTATATTTTTAAGCGGTTGAAAGATGCCGCGGTCTCCGCGGTGGAGATCGAGCGGGCGGCTAACCGCGTGAACATCACTGTTCACACGGCGAAGCCTGGGATGGTTATCGGCAAAGGCGGAACCGAGGTCGAAGCTCTGCGGGCGGCGTTGGCGCACATGACCGGAAAACGGGTACACATCAATATCGCCGAGGTGAAAAACCCGGAGTTGTCCGCCAAGCTCGTCGCAGAGAACGTGGCTTCCCAATTGGAACGACGCGTGGC
This region includes:
- the rpsS gene encoding 30S ribosomal protein S19, with product MGRSLKKGPFCDAYLLKKIEEMNAKGEKKVIKTWSRRSTIFPQFVGHTLAVHDGRKHVPVYITEDMVGHKLGEFAPTRTYKGHAGDEKSSRSR
- the rplV gene encoding 50S ribosomal protein L22, whose protein sequence is MEATAVARYIRISPRKARLVVDLIRGKSVGEALAILKHTPKAASPVVEKVLRSAVANAEHNYDMDVERLYISKICVDPGPTLKRFQPHAQGRAFPIHKRTSHITVVVSEKKEG
- the rpsC gene encoding 30S ribosomal protein S3, translating into MGQKVSPVGLRIGIIRDWESKWYAGKKEYGKLLLEDVKIRDYIFKRLKDAAVSAVEIERAANRVNITVHTAKPGMVIGKGGTEVEALRAALAHMTGKRVHINIAEVKNPELSAKLVAENVASQLERRVAFRRAMKQAIQRTMRAGAKGVKIQVSGRLAGAEIARTEGYSEGTVPLHTLRADIDYALAEAHTTYGRIGVKVWIYRGEILPVKGDRNAEKSSGEEGGK